A portion of the Anoxybacillus gonensis genome contains these proteins:
- the gcvPA gene encoding aminomethyl-transferring glycine dehydrogenase subunit GcvPA — MLHRYLPMTEEDKQQMLETIGVQSIDELFSDIPESVRFQGEYNIKPAKSEPELMKELMALAAKNADIKTYPSFLGAGVYDHYIPTIVDHVISRSEFYTAYTPYQPEISQGELQAIFEFQTMICELTGMDVANSSMYDGGTALAEAALLSAAHTKKKKVLLSKAVHPEYRDVVKTYAKGPGLEVIEIPYKNGVTDLDALQAEMNEDVACVIVQYPNFFGQIEPLKELEPIAHAHKGMFVVASNPLALGVLTPPGQFGADIVVGDAQPFGIPTQFGGPHCGYFAVKSALMRKIPGRLVGQTTDEEGRRGFVLTLQAREQHIRRDKATSNICSNQALNALAASVAMTALGKNGVKEMATMNIQKAHYAKEAFVNHGFNVVFTGPFFNEFVVRMNKPVAEVNKKLLEKGMIGGYDLGRDYPELQNCMLIAVTELRTKEEIDTLVKELGDCHA; from the coding sequence ATGCTTCATCGTTATTTGCCAATGACGGAAGAAGATAAGCAACAAATGTTAGAAACGATCGGTGTGCAATCGATTGATGAACTGTTTTCAGATATTCCAGAAAGCGTTCGTTTTCAAGGCGAATACAACATTAAACCAGCAAAATCAGAGCCGGAGTTAATGAAAGAATTAATGGCATTAGCCGCAAAAAATGCGGATATCAAGACGTATCCCTCATTTTTAGGAGCAGGGGTGTACGACCATTATATTCCAACGATCGTTGACCATGTCATTTCGCGTTCCGAGTTTTATACGGCGTATACGCCATATCAGCCAGAAATTTCCCAAGGGGAATTGCAAGCGATTTTCGAGTTCCAAACGATGATTTGTGAGCTAACGGGCATGGATGTGGCTAACTCGTCGATGTATGATGGTGGGACGGCACTAGCGGAAGCAGCGTTGTTAAGCGCGGCGCATACGAAAAAGAAAAAAGTGCTATTATCCAAAGCGGTGCATCCAGAATATCGCGACGTTGTGAAAACGTACGCAAAAGGCCCAGGGCTAGAAGTGATAGAAATCCCGTATAAAAACGGTGTAACGGATCTTGATGCGCTTCAAGCAGAAATGAATGAAGATGTTGCGTGTGTCATTGTGCAATATCCAAACTTTTTCGGACAAATTGAACCATTAAAAGAGCTCGAGCCGATCGCTCATGCGCATAAAGGGATGTTTGTTGTCGCAAGCAATCCGCTTGCGTTAGGCGTATTGACACCGCCAGGACAGTTCGGTGCCGACATCGTCGTTGGTGATGCGCAACCGTTTGGGATTCCAACGCAATTTGGTGGTCCACATTGTGGCTATTTTGCTGTAAAATCCGCGCTCATGCGCAAAATTCCAGGGCGACTTGTCGGACAAACGACAGACGAAGAAGGGCGGCGCGGCTTTGTTTTGACGTTGCAAGCGCGTGAACAACATATTCGCCGCGATAAAGCGACATCGAATATTTGCTCCAACCAAGCGTTAAACGCACTCGCTGCATCGGTGGCGATGACCGCACTCGGCAAAAATGGTGTAAAAGAAATGGCGACAATGAATATTCAAAAAGCGCATTATGCAAAAGAAGCGTTCGTCAATCATGGATTTAATGTCGTATTTACAGGACCGTTTTTCAACGAGTTTGTCGTTCGTATGAACAAGCCGGTAGCGGAAGTAAATAAAAAGCTATTGGAAAAAGGCATGATCGGCGGCTACGATCTCGGACGCGATTATCCAGAACTACAAAACTGCATGTTAATTGCAGTCACAGAATTGCGTACGAAAGAAGAAATCGACACGCTTGTGAAAGAATTGGGGGATTGTCATGCATAA
- the gcvPB gene encoding aminomethyl-transferring glycine dehydrogenase subunit GcvPB — translation MHKDQPLIFELSKPGRIGYSLPALDVPAVDIAQVVPTDYIRQEAPELPEVSELDIMRHYTALSNRNHGVDSGFYPLGSCTMKYNPKINENVARFAGFAHIHPLQPEETVQGALELMYDLQEHLKEITGMDAVTLQPAAGAHGEWTGLMMIRAYHEANGDYNRTKVIVPDTAHGTNPASATVAGFETVTVKSTEEGLVDLDDLRRVVGPDTAALMLTNPNTLGLFEENILEMAEIVHAAGGKLYYDGANLNAVLSKARPGDMGFDVVHLNLHKTFTGPHGGGGPGSGPVGVKADLIPFLPKPTVEKGENGYYFDYDRPQAIGRVKPFYGNFGINVRAYTYIRSMGPDGLKAVTEYAVLNANYMMRRLAEYYDLPYNRHCKHEFVLSGKRQKKLGVRTLDIAKRLLDFGYHPPTIYFPLIVEECMMIEPTETESKETLDAFIDAMIQIAKEAEETPEIVQEAPHTTVVKRLDETTAARKPILRY, via the coding sequence ATGCATAAAGATCAACCGCTTATTTTTGAATTAAGCAAGCCAGGACGAATCGGGTATAGCTTACCAGCGCTAGACGTACCAGCAGTCGATATTGCACAAGTCGTTCCAACCGACTACATTCGTCAAGAAGCACCAGAGCTTCCTGAAGTATCAGAGCTTGATATTATGCGCCATTATACAGCGCTATCCAACCGCAACCATGGGGTTGATTCCGGCTTTTATCCGCTTGGATCTTGTACGATGAAATACAATCCGAAAATCAATGAAAACGTTGCTCGCTTTGCTGGGTTTGCCCACATTCATCCGCTTCAGCCGGAAGAAACGGTACAAGGGGCGCTTGAATTAATGTATGACTTACAAGAACATTTAAAAGAAATTACCGGCATGGATGCGGTGACGTTGCAGCCAGCCGCTGGCGCGCATGGGGAATGGACAGGACTGATGATGATTCGCGCCTACCATGAAGCAAACGGCGACTACAACCGAACGAAAGTCATCGTTCCTGATACGGCGCACGGAACAAATCCTGCATCAGCAACAGTTGCTGGGTTTGAAACGGTGACGGTAAAATCGACAGAAGAAGGGCTTGTCGATTTAGACGATTTGCGCCGCGTCGTCGGCCCGGATACAGCCGCACTTATGCTTACAAACCCAAATACGCTCGGTCTTTTTGAAGAAAACATTTTAGAAATGGCGGAAATCGTGCATGCCGCAGGCGGAAAGCTGTATTACGACGGGGCGAACTTAAATGCGGTGTTAAGCAAAGCGCGCCCTGGCGATATGGGCTTTGATGTCGTGCATTTAAACCTTCATAAAACGTTTACTGGTCCGCATGGCGGCGGTGGCCCTGGCTCTGGTCCGGTTGGTGTGAAGGCGGATCTTATTCCATTTTTACCGAAACCGACGGTGGAAAAGGGAGAAAACGGCTACTATTTCGACTATGACAGACCGCAAGCGATCGGTCGCGTGAAGCCGTTTTATGGCAACTTCGGCATTAACGTTCGCGCCTATACGTATATTCGTTCGATGGGGCCAGACGGCTTAAAAGCAGTGACAGAGTATGCGGTATTAAACGCGAACTACATGATGCGTCGCTTAGCGGAATATTACGACTTGCCATACAACCGTCATTGCAAGCACGAGTTTGTCCTATCAGGAAAGCGACAAAAGAAATTAGGGGTGCGCACGCTTGATATTGCGAAGCGTTTGCTTGATTTCGGCTATCATCCGCCGACGATTTACTTCCCATTGATTGTCGAAGAGTGTATGATGATCGAGCCGACGGAAACGGAATCAAAAGAAACACTAGATGCGTTCATTGACGCGATGATTCAAATTGCGAAAGAAGCGGAAGAAACGCCGGAAATCGTCCAAGAAGCGCCGCATACAACAGTCGTGAAACGATTAGATGAAACGACGGCGGCCCGCAAACCGATTTTGCGTTATTAA
- the mntR gene encoding transcriptional regulator MntR — translation MPTPSMEDYIEQIYILIEEKGYARVSDIAEALSVHPSSVTKMVQKLDKDEYLVYEKYRGLVLTPKGKKIGKRLVYRHELLEQFMRLIGVDEENIYRDVEGIEHHLSWNAIDRIGDLVQYFEEDRSRLEALRNIQKQNEQEQA, via the coding sequence ATGCCAACACCAAGCATGGAAGATTATATTGAACAAATTTATATATTGATCGAAGAAAAAGGATACGCTCGTGTATCAGATATTGCTGAAGCGTTATCTGTTCATCCCTCCTCTGTGACAAAAATGGTTCAAAAGCTTGATAAAGACGAATATTTAGTATATGAAAAATATCGCGGTCTTGTGCTCACTCCAAAAGGAAAAAAAATCGGGAAACGACTCGTGTATCGCCATGAGTTGCTTGAACAATTTATGCGTCTCATTGGTGTAGATGAAGAAAACATTTATCGCGATGTTGAGGGAATCGAACATCATTTAAGCTGGAATGCAATTGACCGCATCGGTGACTTAGTACAATACTTTGAGGAAGATCGGTCACGTCTTGAAGCGCTTCGCAACATTCAAAAGCAAAACGAGCAAGAACAGGCATAA
- a CDS encoding vitamin B12-dependent ribonucleotide reductase: protein MTVAFSEKMTVNVDKLNEDIRLFPQVHPITPEMHITYKGVSRLVMLDRYSFKDTEKLTLSVGDFVVLTVKEDPKFPARGLGFIVELDWESKKAHVLVEEEYRHVLEGDEAKTGIVVRSLDVIEKPLEIYYEQIAKRNATGLAAVEQTEEKRQEWFEKFYEQLVSLNFVPAGRVLYGAGSGTEVTYFNCYVMPFVKDSREGISEHRKQVMEIMSRGGGVGTNGSTLRPRNTLARGVNGKSSGSVSWLDDIAKLTHLVEQGGSRRGAQMIMLADWHPDIIEFIISKMQNPRILRYLLENTEDEGIQKAAKEKLKFTPLTEQERAMYQGIVNYKNIPGYGGFSEKIIKDAEEKLRTGGTYSVHNPDFLTGANISVCLTKEFMQAVENDEEYELRFPDVETYSEEEMRIYNEKWHEVGDVREWEKMGYRVRVYRKIRARELWKLINICATYSAEPGIFFIDNANDMTNARAYGQKVVATNPCGEQPLAPYSVCNLAAINLANMVDKEKKVVDYEKLKRTVEVGVRMQDNVIDATPYFLEENKKQALGERRVGLGVMGLADLLIYCEKEYGSEEGNQLVDELFKTIATTAYRASIELAKEKGSFPFLVGETEEETMKLREAFIHTGYMKKMPDDIRQDILKYGIRNSHLLTVAPTGSTGTMIGVSTGLEPYFSFSYYRSGRLGKFIEVKADIVQEYLDKHPEADPNNLPHWFVTAMDLSPEAHADVQCIIQRWVDSSLSKTVNAPRGYTVEQVQKVYERLWRGGAKGGTVYVDGSRDAQVLTLKAEEHAVEEQLELLPEEPKKRVVALVETIPDLRATDVTIGSEVGNICPVCREGTVEEIGGCNTCTSCGAQLKCGL from the coding sequence ATGACGGTTGCGTTTTCTGAAAAAATGACGGTGAATGTGGACAAGTTGAATGAAGACATTCGCCTATTTCCACAAGTGCACCCGATTACTCCTGAGATGCACATTACATATAAGGGTGTGTCGCGTTTAGTGATGCTTGATCGCTATTCGTTTAAAGATACGGAAAAGTTGACGCTAAGCGTCGGGGATTTTGTCGTTTTAACAGTAAAAGAAGATCCAAAGTTTCCGGCGCGTGGGCTTGGGTTTATTGTCGAGTTGGATTGGGAGAGTAAAAAAGCACACGTGCTTGTGGAAGAAGAATATCGCCATGTGCTAGAAGGGGACGAGGCGAAAACAGGCATTGTCGTTCGTTCTCTTGATGTTATTGAAAAACCATTAGAAATTTATTATGAGCAAATTGCAAAGCGTAACGCAACCGGGCTAGCCGCTGTTGAGCAAACGGAAGAAAAACGGCAAGAGTGGTTCGAAAAGTTTTATGAACAGCTCGTCAGCCTAAATTTCGTTCCAGCAGGGCGTGTATTATATGGAGCAGGTTCTGGAACAGAAGTGACGTACTTCAACTGCTACGTCATGCCATTTGTCAAAGACTCGCGTGAAGGTATTTCTGAACATCGCAAACAAGTGATGGAAATTATGAGCCGCGGTGGCGGTGTCGGAACGAACGGTTCCACCCTTCGCCCACGCAATACACTCGCGCGCGGAGTAAATGGAAAATCGTCCGGTTCAGTGTCATGGCTTGACGACATTGCAAAACTGACCCATCTTGTCGAACAAGGTGGAAGTCGCAGGGGCGCTCAAATGATTATGTTGGCCGATTGGCACCCGGACATTATTGAATTCATTATTTCGAAAATGCAAAATCCACGCATTTTGCGCTATTTGCTTGAAAATACAGAAGATGAAGGCATTCAAAAAGCAGCGAAAGAAAAATTAAAGTTTACACCGCTTACTGAACAAGAGCGCGCGATGTATCAAGGAATTGTTAACTACAAAAACATCCCAGGATACGGCGGCTTTTCAGAAAAAATTATTAAAGACGCGGAAGAAAAGTTGCGGACAGGCGGAACGTATAGCGTGCACAATCCGGACTTTTTAACAGGGGCGAACATTTCCGTTTGCTTAACGAAAGAGTTTATGCAGGCAGTAGAAAACGATGAAGAATACGAATTGCGCTTCCCTGATGTTGAAACGTACTCGGAAGAAGAAATGCGCATCTACAACGAAAAATGGCACGAAGTCGGCGATGTGCGTGAATGGGAGAAGATGGGCTATCGCGTTCGCGTCTACCGGAAAATTCGCGCGCGCGAGCTATGGAAGCTCATTAACATTTGTGCAACGTATTCCGCCGAACCGGGCATTTTCTTTATCGACAACGCCAACGATATGACGAACGCAAGAGCGTACGGACAAAAAGTAGTCGCAACAAATCCGTGTGGTGAACAACCACTCGCACCTTATTCTGTGTGTAATTTAGCTGCAATTAATTTGGCGAATATGGTCGATAAAGAAAAGAAAGTTGTGGATTATGAAAAATTAAAGCGGACGGTTGAAGTCGGTGTCCGCATGCAAGATAACGTTATTGACGCAACTCCGTACTTCCTTGAGGAAAATAAAAAACAAGCGCTTGGGGAGCGACGCGTCGGTCTTGGCGTCATGGGACTGGCGGATTTGCTGATTTATTGCGAAAAAGAGTACGGTTCGGAAGAAGGAAATCAGTTAGTTGACGAGCTGTTTAAAACAATTGCGACAACGGCGTATCGTGCGTCGATTGAGCTTGCGAAAGAAAAAGGAAGCTTTCCGTTTTTAGTTGGTGAAACAGAAGAAGAAACGATGAAATTGCGTGAAGCGTTTATTCACACCGGTTATATGAAAAAAATGCCGGACGATATTCGCCAAGATATTTTAAAATACGGCATTCGCAACTCGCATTTATTAACGGTTGCTCCGACTGGATCCACAGGGACCATGATCGGCGTGTCCACAGGACTTGAACCATATTTTTCCTTCTCTTATTATCGAAGCGGCCGTCTAGGCAAGTTTATTGAAGTGAAGGCGGATATCGTTCAAGAATATTTAGATAAACATCCAGAAGCAGATCCGAACAACTTGCCGCATTGGTTTGTAACCGCCATGGATTTATCGCCAGAAGCGCATGCGGATGTACAATGCATTATTCAACGTTGGGTCGATTCAAGCCTTTCGAAAACGGTGAATGCCCCGCGCGGCTATACGGTTGAGCAAGTACAAAAAGTGTACGAGCGGTTATGGCGAGGCGGTGCAAAAGGTGGAACAGTCTATGTCGACGGTAGCCGCGATGCGCAAGTATTAACATTAAAAGCGGAAGAACATGCGGTCGAAGAGCAGCTAGAGCTTCTGCCAGAAGAACCGAAAAAACGGGTTGTTGCGCTTGTTGAAACGATTCCAGATTTACGCGCAACGGACGTCACGATCGGTTCGGAAGTTGGAAACATTTGTCCAGTATGCCGTGAAGGAACGGTTGAAGAAATCGGCGGCTGCAACACGTGCACAAGTTGCGGTGCCCAGTTAAAATGTGGTTTATAA
- a CDS encoding patatin-like phospholipase family protein: MEIDGVFSGGGVKGFALIGAYEAIEEKGFRFKRLAGTSAGALIASFIAAGFTSKEIVDMMEEMNLMDFLDERHTIIPYAWLKWLVLYWKMGLYKGEKLERWIAEQLSKKGVYTFADLPHERLRVVASDLTNGTMLILPDDLPKYGIDPLRFSVAKAVRMSVGIPYFFEPVRLKTDEGKHIVVDGGLLSNFPIFLFDEERKKRPVLGIKLSARQAQKAKKKINNAIDLYEALFQTMREAHDERYISRRHEKNIVFLPVKHVVATDFSVTDEEKKKLISFGKERTEQFLKTWTY; the protein is encoded by the coding sequence ATGGAGATTGACGGTGTATTTTCAGGCGGAGGGGTCAAAGGTTTTGCGTTAATCGGGGCATATGAGGCGATCGAGGAAAAAGGTTTTCGTTTTAAGCGGCTTGCTGGTACGAGCGCAGGAGCGCTCATTGCTTCGTTTATTGCAGCGGGATTTACAAGCAAGGAAATCGTAGACATGATGGAAGAGATGAATTTAATGGACTTTCTCGATGAGCGACATACAATCATTCCGTATGCATGGTTAAAATGGCTCGTCCTTTATTGGAAAATGGGGTTATATAAAGGAGAAAAACTTGAACGATGGATCGCTGAGCAGTTAAGTAAAAAAGGCGTGTACACGTTTGCTGATTTGCCACATGAACGATTGCGCGTCGTCGCTTCCGATTTAACGAATGGGACGATGCTTATTTTGCCAGATGATTTGCCGAAATACGGCATTGATCCTCTCCGCTTTTCCGTCGCAAAAGCAGTAAGAATGAGCGTCGGTATTCCTTATTTTTTTGAGCCTGTACGGTTAAAGACGGACGAAGGGAAGCATATTGTCGTTGATGGTGGCTTACTAAGCAATTTCCCGATTTTTTTATTTGATGAAGAACGGAAAAAACGACCTGTTCTAGGCATCAAACTAAGCGCAAGACAGGCGCAAAAAGCCAAAAAGAAAATTAATAATGCCATTGATTTGTATGAAGCGTTGTTTCAAACGATGCGCGAGGCGCACGATGAACGGTACATTTCACGCCGCCATGAAAAAAACATCGTTTTCCTTCCTGTCAAACATGTCGTTGCCACCGATTTCTCAGTGACGGACGAAGAAAAAAAGAAGCTCATTTCGTTTGGAAAAGAGCGGACAGAACAATTTTTAAAAACGTGGACGTATTAA
- a CDS encoding DUF1385 domain-containing protein, translating to MSKNVYGGQAVIEGVMFAGRHHSVTAIRRKDGSIEYFHVPRETNKTLASFKKIPFLRGIFAIIQASANGSKHLQFSSERYDLDPTEDETLQAEPPSKWTMILGVALIGVLSFLFGKFIFTLIPVFLAELTRPIFPSNTAQILVEGCFKLLLLLGYIYFISLTPLVKRLFQYHGAEHKVINAYENGLPLTVEHVQQQSRLHYRCGSSFILFTVIIGVFVYMFVPTEPLWVRVLNRLALIPVVLGLSFEVLQITNALRHVPVLRWFGYPGLWLQLLTTKEPTDDQVEVAIASFQRLLELEGEATKQQEEVV from the coding sequence ATGAGCAAAAACGTATATGGTGGGCAAGCGGTCATTGAAGGAGTCATGTTTGCTGGACGCCATCATTCTGTCACAGCTATTCGCCGCAAAGACGGCTCGATTGAGTATTTTCACGTTCCACGCGAAACAAACAAAACGCTTGCTTCATTTAAAAAAATCCCGTTTCTTCGCGGCATTTTTGCCATTATTCAAGCAAGCGCAAACGGATCGAAACATTTACAATTTTCAAGCGAACGATACGACCTCGATCCGACCGAAGATGAAACGTTGCAAGCTGAACCTCCGTCCAAATGGACGATGATTTTAGGTGTTGCGCTCATTGGGGTATTATCGTTTCTATTCGGCAAATTTATTTTTACCCTTATTCCTGTATTTTTGGCTGAATTAACGAGACCGATTTTCCCATCGAATACAGCACAAATACTTGTAGAAGGATGTTTTAAACTTCTTTTACTTTTAGGTTATATTTACTTTATTTCGCTTACGCCACTTGTTAAACGATTGTTTCAATATCACGGAGCGGAACATAAAGTAATTAATGCCTACGAAAATGGTTTACCGTTGACGGTTGAACATGTACAACAACAGTCTCGTCTTCATTATCGTTGTGGGAGCAGCTTCATTTTATTTACTGTCATCATCGGCGTATTCGTTTACATGTTCGTCCCGACCGAACCGCTTTGGGTGCGCGTGCTAAACAGACTAGCGCTCATTCCAGTTGTATTAGGATTATCTTTTGAAGTATTACAAATAACAAACGCGTTACGACATGTTCCTGTGTTGCGTTGGTTTGGCTACCCTGGTTTATGGCTACAACTATTAACAACGAAAGAACCGACTGACGATCAAGTGGAAGTAGCTATCGCATCATTTCAACGTTTGCTTGAGTTAGAGGGAGAAGCGACGAAACAGCAAGAAGAAGTGGTGTAA
- the splB gene encoding spore photoproduct lyase: protein MKPFIPQLVYFEPEALHYPLGKELYEKFKHMHIDIRETTSHNQVRGIPGDNELQQYRNAKSTLVVGVRRTLKFDTSKPSAEYAIPLATGCMGHCHYCYLQTTLGSKPYIRVYVNLDDIFAQAKAYIDERAPEITRFEAACTSDIVGIDHLTHALKKTIEFIGATEYGRLRFVTKYEHVDHLLDAKHHGKTRFRFSVNSRYVIQNFEPGTSSFDARLEAARKVAHAGYPLGFIVAPIYMHDGWEEGYFELFERLNTNLQGIDLTNLTFELIQHRFTKPAKTVIQKRYPKTKLDLDETKRKYKWGRYGIGKYVYRDEEANRLNDTIRSYIAQFFPEATIEYFT, encoded by the coding sequence ATGAAGCCATTTATTCCTCAGCTTGTTTATTTTGAGCCTGAAGCGCTTCATTATCCGCTCGGCAAAGAGTTATATGAAAAATTTAAACATATGCATATCGACATTCGCGAAACGACATCGCACAACCAAGTGCGCGGCATTCCGGGAGATAACGAGCTTCAACAATATCGCAATGCAAAATCAACGCTTGTTGTTGGTGTTCGGCGCACGTTAAAATTTGATACGTCTAAACCATCGGCAGAATATGCGATTCCTCTTGCGACGGGATGTATGGGGCATTGTCATTATTGTTATTTACAGACGACGCTTGGAAGCAAGCCTTACATTCGTGTGTACGTCAATCTGGATGATATTTTTGCTCAAGCGAAAGCATACATTGATGAGCGCGCTCCAGAAATTACGCGCTTTGAAGCGGCTTGTACGTCCGATATTGTCGGCATCGATCATTTGACGCATGCTTTAAAAAAAACGATTGAATTTATTGGAGCGACGGAATACGGCCGACTTCGTTTCGTCACAAAATATGAACATGTGGATCATTTGCTTGATGCAAAGCATCATGGAAAAACACGCTTTCGTTTTAGCGTCAATTCACGGTATGTTATTCAAAACTTTGAACCGGGGACGTCCTCGTTTGACGCACGGCTAGAGGCGGCGCGAAAAGTGGCGCATGCTGGCTATCCGCTCGGATTTATCGTCGCTCCGATTTATATGCATGACGGTTGGGAAGAAGGATATTTTGAACTGTTTGAACGACTGAACACAAACTTGCAAGGCATCGACTTAACGAATTTAACGTTTGAATTAATTCAACATCGCTTCACTAAACCAGCGAAAACGGTTATTCAAAAACGATATCCGAAAACGAAGCTTGACCTTGATGAAACGAAACGAAAATATAAATGGGGACGATACGGCATTGGAAAATATGTGTATCGAGATGAAGAGGCGAATCGGCTAAATGACACGATTCGCTCCTATATTGCGCAATTTTTTCCCGAAGCGACGATTGAATATTTTACGTAA
- a CDS encoding rhodanese-like domain-containing protein, with the protein MTTVLIILGAIIVYAVITYFYQKRVVKTLTEEEFRAGYRKAQLIDVREPDEYAAGHILGARNIPLSQLRLRMKELRKDQPIYLYCQSGLRSGRAAQMLYRKGYRDLYHLKGGFKMWTGKVKKK; encoded by the coding sequence ATGACAACAGTTCTTATTATTCTCGGAGCAATCATTGTGTACGCGGTCATTACATACTTTTACCAAAAGCGAGTCGTTAAAACGCTTACGGAAGAAGAGTTCCGCGCAGGTTATCGAAAAGCGCAACTCATCGATGTTCGCGAACCAGATGAATACGCTGCCGGTCACATTTTAGGAGCACGTAACATCCCGCTTTCACAACTGCGTTTGCGCATGAAAGAATTGCGTAAAGACCAACCGATTTATTTATATTGCCAAAGCGGACTTCGCAGCGGCCGTGCGGCACAAATGCTTTACCGAAAAGGATATCGCGACCTTTACCACTTAAAAGGTGGATTTAAAATGTGGACAGGAAAGGTGAAGAAAAAATAA
- a CDS encoding lipoate--protein ligase family protein — MEKEVWRFIDSGDCSPAFNMALDEALLEWHSEGNFPPTIRFYGWNPPTLSIGYFQKVEKEIDMDAVKKYGLGFVRRPTGGRGVLHDKELTYSVIVSEAHPAMPQTVTEAYRVISQGILEGFRFLGLDAYFAVPKTEEEKADLKNPRSAVCFDAPSWYELVVEGRKVAGSAQTRQKGVILQHGSILLDLDEEMLFSLFKYPNERVKERLRQNFKNKAVAINELTDRKVTIDEAKEAFFKGFEKGLNIQLERYELTDDERLYVQQLARNKYETDEWNFKR; from the coding sequence ATGGAAAAAGAAGTATGGCGATTTATTGACTCAGGCGATTGTTCCCCAGCGTTTAATATGGCGCTTGATGAAGCGTTGTTAGAATGGCATAGTGAAGGAAACTTTCCACCAACCATTCGGTTTTACGGTTGGAACCCACCGACGCTTTCGATCGGCTATTTTCAAAAAGTCGAAAAAGAGATCGATATGGATGCAGTAAAAAAATACGGACTTGGTTTTGTGAGACGTCCAACAGGCGGGCGCGGTGTGCTTCATGATAAAGAATTAACGTATAGCGTTATCGTATCAGAAGCGCATCCAGCTATGCCGCAAACGGTGACGGAAGCGTATCGCGTCATTTCCCAAGGCATTTTGGAAGGATTTCGTTTCCTTGGGCTTGATGCGTATTTTGCTGTTCCGAAAACAGAAGAAGAAAAAGCGGATTTAAAAAATCCGCGCTCGGCTGTTTGTTTTGACGCACCGTCTTGGTATGAGCTCGTTGTCGAAGGAAGAAAAGTGGCAGGAAGCGCCCAAACGCGACAAAAAGGGGTCATTTTACAACATGGCTCGATTTTATTAGACTTAGATGAAGAAATGCTTTTTAGCTTATTTAAGTATCCAAACGAACGAGTAAAAGAGCGATTGCGACAAAATTTTAAAAACAAAGCGGTTGCGATCAATGAGCTAACCGATCGAAAAGTGACGATCGATGAGGCGAAAGAAGCATTTTTCAAAGGGTTTGAAAAAGGTTTAAACATTCAATTGGAACGATATGAATTAACCGATGATGAGCGATTGTACGTTCAGCAACTAGCGAGAAATAAATACGAAACAGATGAATGGAATTTTAAACGATAA
- a CDS encoding SA1362 family protein, protein MRRRPFPLVTLLIVFAIFGFSYRLWNDPMQLLKQVFLIGLVAAVFYGIYKWIQKQSFSRSYQKAVKQSKKLHHQKTKPTSKKQPRPTALKKKHATHLTVIEGKKGKKKNRASF, encoded by the coding sequence TTGCGTCGGCGCCCATTCCCGCTTGTCACTTTGCTTATTGTGTTCGCTATTTTTGGTTTTTCTTATCGTCTATGGAACGATCCGATGCAGTTGTTAAAACAAGTGTTTCTCATCGGATTGGTCGCAGCTGTCTTTTATGGCATATATAAATGGATACAAAAACAAAGCTTTAGTCGTTCATATCAAAAAGCGGTAAAACAATCGAAAAAACTCCACCATCAAAAAACGAAGCCGACGTCGAAAAAACAACCGCGCCCAACCGCTTTAAAGAAAAAGCACGCCACTCACTTAACAGTCATTGAAGGGAAAAAAGGAAAGAAAAAAAATCGGGCCTCTTTTTAA